Within the Nitrospira sp. genome, the region GTACAAGCCTAGCTCGATAGTCAGGTCTCCGGATGTCAGCCAGTTGTAAAGCGGAATTTCGACGTTGCGCCCGCCAGAGACTTCGATGAAGACGAGCCACGAGAGGAGCGCGGAGGTCACGACCGCCGGGACGGCGACCAAATGTGCACGGTCTTTGATCCAATGACCGAAGAGGCCCAGGATCAGGAAGGCCGCGAACGGCAACATCGGAATAAGAATCAGGTACAGCATGTCACCAGCGCAAAAGGCTGAAGTCGTCAACGTTGATCGACGTCTTGGCCCGATAGAGCGCAATGATAATGGCCAGGCCGACCGCCACTTCGGCCGCCGCGACCGTCAAGGTAAAAAAGACGAAGACCTGGCCGGCGACGTTGTCCAGATAATGGGAGAAGGCGACGAAGTTGATATTGGTCGCATTCAGCATCAACTCGACCGACAACAGGATGATAATGATGTTGCGGCGGATCAGCACGCCGACCAACCCGGTCACAAAGACGATGGCGCTCAACACGATGTAGTAGGAGAGGGGAATCATGTGGACGCCGTCTCCCGGTGATCCTTGTCGGACGGCCCGGTCAAGAGATCCTTCTTCGCCAAAATGATCGCTCCGATCATAGCCACCAGCAGAACCAGGGAGGCAATTTCGAATGGAAACAGGTACTGACTATAAAGGACCTCGCCGATCGATTCGGTGTTTCCTGTAGAGCTGACGGCAAATTCCTCCGTCGAGGCTACGGGCGAGCCTCGATGTAGGACGAGTAAGATCACTTCGGTCAGCGCCATCAGACCTAAGAATGCGGCCACCGGCAATTGGTTGTGGTAACGGTCTTCCGCCTTGAGGTTCAGCAACATGACGACAAAGAGATAGAGCACGAGGATTGCGCCCGCGTACACCAGGATCTGCACCGCGGCGAGAAATTCGGCATGCAGCGTGACGTAGAGGCCGGCGACGTGGAAAAAAAGGACAAGCAGCGACAGGGCGCTATAAATGGGATTGCGCAGCAATACCACCAACACGGCGGTCACGGCGATTACGGTGGCCAAATAAAAGAACACCAGGTAACTCACGCTTCGCGTCCTCCGGCCGTCTACGCCTTCATGCGCCACGGCCCCTGCCTCACTGTCATACGCCCGTCATCTCCCGGTGTGGCGGGGAGGCATGCCTCTCATCGCTCGAAGGGGCGGGAGCGAGCGGGGCGGGGTGACGGGGCCGGTTATTCCGGCTTCTGCGGAAGGTGCTGGAACGCCACGTTAAAGAACGCGACGTTCGGATGCTGCAATTCCAGCCGTTTCTCTCGCACGGGATAGGATCGATCGCCGATCGCCAACAGTTGCTGTTTGTTCAAGTGTAAGTCGCGTTTGTCGTAGACGGCCCACTCGAACTCGCGCGTCATGCCCAATGCATCGACGGGACAGGCGTCCACGCAGAGCCCGCAAAACAGGCATCGCGTCATGTCCATGTAGTATTCCTTGGAGTAGCGCTTCGTCGGTTCCCCCGGCACCTCGGCGCTCACGACGCGGATGACGCGCGAGGGGCAGGCGGCTTCGCAGAGGTCGCAACCGACGCACTTTTCCGTCCCATCGTCGTATCGCAACAACGCCAGCATGCCCCGGTAACTATCGGGAAGCGTCCGTTTCTCATGCGGGTACTGCAGCGTGATCGGCCGATAGTTGAGGAAGTGCGTCATGGTCGCCTTCATGCCGACCAGCAGCTCGTAGAACGTAATCGTTTTCACCCAGTCCCGAAGGCGCGTCAACGGCGTCGAGCGGGGAGTGGGCAGGGCCGATGGCATCATGATCCTATGGCGTCCCCGTCGGGAAAAAATACGCGGCGATGGACGTGAGCACGACGTTGCCCAGGGCGATCGGGAGCATCACCTTCCATCCGAACCGCATCAATTGATCGTACCGAAGCCGAGGGAGCGTGGCGCGCAGCCAAAAGAACAGGAACAGGAAGAAATAGACCTTTACGGTGAACCAAAAGATATTCTCGATGAACGCAAAGTCCGGACTGCCGAACACATGTTCGATGATCGTGCCGGGATAGGGCGCGTTCCAGCCTCCGAGAAAGAGGATGGTCGCAATACAAGACACCAAAATCATATTGGCGTACTCGGCCAGGAAGAAAAACGCGAAGCGCATTCCGCTATACTCGGTAAAGAACCCCGCCACCAGTTCGCTCTCCGCTTCCGGCAGATCAAAGGGAACGCGATTCGTTTCCGCAACCGACGAGATGACGTACACGACAAAGGCCAGCAATTGTGGAGCAGGCCAGGCGATGACGAACCAATGCCAGAAGCCGCCGCTTTGGGCCTCCGTGATCGTGACCAGGCTGAGCGATCCCGCCAGCAAGAGGACGCCGACGATCGCCAACCCCACGTTCAGTTCGTAGCTGATGACCTGAGCTGCGGACCGCAAGCCGCCCAGGAGCGAATATTTGCTGTTCGACGCCCACCCTCCGAGAATGATGCCGTAGGCGCCGATCGAGGTAAAGGCCAAAATGTAGAGAATGCCGATGTTGATGTCGCTGATGACGAAAGGCTTGATGGGCTCTCCATTCCACGTGATGGTGGGCCCGAATGGAATGACGGCGAATCCGATGAGGGCCGGAACCAGGGCTAAAATCGGCGCGAGACTGAACATCAGGCGGTTGGCGCCCGCGGGAATGATATCTTCCTTGAAGAAGAGCTTCAGCCCATCCGCAATGGGCTGGAGGATGCCGTAAGGACCGACTTCCATCGGACCCATCCGATCCTGCATCCAGCCCAAGACCTTGCGCTCAGCCAGGGTGAGCAGCATGACGGTGAGAAGGACAATGGCCAGAACCACCGCGATCTGCCCCAGGGCAAATGCCAGCTTGACTCCAATTTCAGTCACGACGCGTCTCCTTTTCGACCTGGACCCTGGCTTGGCGATACACCGGCACGCGTGTCGCTGGGTCCACCGCACAACTCAGTAGAGCTTTCACATCGGCATCAAAATGATCGGGGAAGCGGACGACGCCTGGAGGGATGCGGTCCTGGAGCGTCACGGTCGTTGTCGCGGACCCCTGTCGATTGAAGAGACGGATGCGGTCACCGTCGGTGAGACCTCGGGCATGGGCATCCGCCGGATTCATTAGGAGTGAGCCTCGTTCCTGGACACGCAGCAGGCCCTTTGCCTGGGTGGAGAATTTTCCGGAATGAAACAGACTCTGCTCCAACGTCAGCAACAAGGGGCCTTCGCCAGGCACGTGTCCCTGCGGCAGGGTCAACCGTGTGCGCAGGTCCTCGGTATGGCCTTCCCTCAAGTACTGCTCGGTGACGGATGGATTCGGTTTGGCCGAGACGGGGGAGGGGCCCAGCAGCCCATACGCGGGGATGACGGATCTGATTTCTTTGAGGATCTCCTGGGCGTCGGCATATTCGAGCGGGTAGCCCATCAGACCGGACAACGTGGACACGATCTCCCAATCGGGCCGACTTTCCCCGATCGGGTCGATCGCTTGGCGCACTCGTTGCACGTGCCCTTCAGTGTTGGTGAAGGTGCCGTTTTTTTCCGCGTACGAACAAGCCGGGAACACGACATGCGCCATCGCGGCCGTTTCGGTCAGGAACAATTCCTGGCAGACAAGCAGATCGAGACGCCCCAGAGCGTCACGGACCTGTGCAGAAGGGGGCAAGGAGCCGACCGGATTCTCCCCGATGACGAACAAGGCCTTGATCGCGCCGGACCGCGCTTGATCAAAGATGTCGGTTTGCGTCGCGCCGGCGCCGGTCGGAAGCTCTTCGCCCCACTGCTTGCGCAGGCTTTCGCGGGCGGCGGCGTCCGACGGGAGACGATGGCCAGGTAAAAACTCCGGCACGGCCCCCAGTTCGAGGGCGCCTTGTTCATTGTTTTCTTCCATCAGCGGCGCGAGCCCGCAGCCCGGCTGGTCGTGGCGTCCGAGCAGAATCAGCGCATCCAATAAAGTCATGGCCGAGACGTATCCGTTCCCGTGACGAAGCAACGCTTGGCCGACCAGGATCACGGTGCGGGTTCCCTGTGCCAACGTGGCGGCCGCCGCCTGCAGGGCCGTTGCGGTTACACCGGACGCTGCTTCGAGGGCGGGCCACGCGAGTCCCCGCAGAGCATCCGTGACGGTCTTCACGTAGACCGGGGCCTGCTCTGCCAGCCGAGCGTGGAGATGCCCGTTTTCGTTCCCTTCGACAAGCGCCTTCAGGAGTCCGAGAATCACCGCGTGGAATCGGTCCGGTGTGGCGGTGAGATGGTGGGTGGAGAGATTGGCGATGTTACTGATCGTGCCGACGGCCGGCTCCAGCGTTTCGACGGTGACCAACTGTGCGCCGTGTTGTTTGACCGCTTCCTTTACCTTCAGCCCTGTGATGGGGTTGGCTTCGGTGAGGTTCGTCCCGATGAGCAACAGCGTGTCCGCCGCCAGGATGTCTTCAAAAGACACGGTCCAACGAAGCGTGCCGAGCACGCGGGACAGGGCGCGCGCTCCGTTGATGGAACCGTAGCGGGGGCTGCTGTCGATCTTGTTGGTCCCGATCGCCAGGCGCATGAATTTTTGGAACACGTACATATCTTCGTTGGTGCAGCGGGCGCCGATCAGGCCCGCGAACGCAGACGGTCCGTTGGCGAGCTTCAATCGGACCGTCGCTTCCGCCACGTACTCCAGTGCGTCTTCCCAGGTGGCTTGGACAAGTTGCCCGTCGCGGCGGATGAGTGGATGCGTCAGGCGGCTCTCATGGGAGCTCACATGATAGCCGAAATAGCCGCGCGCGCAGAGATCACCGTTGTTGCGTCCGGCCCCATGCGCCGACATGACTTCGACCAGTTCGTTGCCTTTCGTCTGCAGCGTGATCTGGCACCCGTCGCCGCAGTACGTGCAGATGGTGTCGGCCCGCTTGAGCATCCACGGCCGGTACTCGTACATGGAGAGCCGGCTCGTGATGGCACCGACGGGGCAGATTTGCACGCAGCCGCCGCAAAACTCACAATCCAAGGCGTGCGTGGTGAAATGCTTGATCTCCGTCATCGTCCCTCGGCCGGAGGGGGCCAGGGCTTTGACGTCCATGACCTCGTCGCAGTAGCGGACGCACCGCAGGCACTGCACGCAGCGGTTCATCTGCGTCTCGATCAGCGGGCTGAAGTATTCCTTCTGGAACACGCGCTTCGTCTCCACGAAGCGGCTCGTCGTCGGCGTATATTCGTGGGAGAAATCCTGTAAATCGCAGCGTCCCCCCTGGTCACAGACGGGACAGTCGAGGGGATGATTGGCCAGGATGAACTCCAAGACCGACTTGTGCGCATTGTTCACGACCGTCGTGGCGGTCCGGACCGACATGCCTTCGGCCACGGGTGTACTGCAGGCCGTCTGCAATTTCGGCATCTTTTCGACCTCGACCAAGCACATACGGCAATTGGCGTCGGGCTTGAGCTTCGGGTGATAGCAAAAATGGGGAATCATCACGCCGACGCGGCGTGCGGCCTCGATGACGAGCGTCCCCTTCGGGACGCTGACAACGCGTCCGTCGATGGTCAGCGTGATCGTGTCCGTTGCAGTGGTTGCCATGGCCAATTAGTGTCGAGCCGACGCCATCGGCAGCTCCCTCTCCCGATGAAGCGATGCGGCGCGAATGAGGTCCTCGTATTCGGCTCGCCAGTACTGCAGCGTGCTCATGATCGGTGCCACTTCGGCATCGCCGAAGGCGCAGACTGTGCGGCCGGCGATGTTCTTGCACAGATCGGTGAGGGTTTCAAGGTCTTCCGGCCGACCACGGTGAGCCAGGATTCGTTTCAATGTTTGGGTCAGCCACGAGCTGCCTTCACGGCAGGGGCTGCACTTGCCGCAGGATTCGTGATGAAAGAACTCCATGAGCCGGAGCGCGGCCCAGACCATGCTCGTGCCCTCCTCCATCACCGTGACGCCGCCGGAACCGAGCATGGACCCCGCCTGTGCCACGGCTTCGAAGTCCAACTTGACGTCCAGATGATCCGGGGTCAGAAATGGCGCGGATGCCCCGCCGGGAATGAAGGCTTTGAGCGGTTTGTCTCCGCGCATCCCGCCGGCATGTTCATAAACCAGTTCTCGGACCGTTACACCCATTGGCACTTCGTAGTTACCGGGGCGTTTCACGTGTCCGCTGACACAAAAGATCCGGGTTCCGGTGCTCTTGGGAGGCGAACCAATCGAGGCGAACCATTCGGGGCCGCGGGTGACGATATGGGGCAAATTGGCGAGCGTTTCGACGTTGTTCACGACGGTCGGTTTCCCATAGAGCCCATGAGTAGCCGGAAACGGTGGCTTGACCCGCGGGAGTCCGCGCTTTCCCTCCAGCGATTCCAACAGGGCGGTCTCCTCTCCGCAAATGTAGGCACCTGCACCGCGATGCACGTGAATGTCGATCGACACGCCGGACTCGTAGACGTTCTTGCCCAAGTGCCCGGCCGCGCGAGCCTCTTGAATAGCCCGGTTCAAGATCTTCGCGCCCAAGGTAAATTCACCCCGAATATAAATGTAGGCCGTTTCGCAGCCGATGGCGTAACACGCGATGGCAATCCCTTCCAAGACCTGGTGCGGATCTCGTTCCATCAGTTGACGATCCTTGAAGGTCCCCGGTTCGCTCTCGTCGGCGTTGCAACAGAGATATTTCGGACCCTTGTAATCTTTCGGGAGGAAGCCCCATTTGATTCCCGTGGGAAAGCCGGCTCCTCCGCGCCCGCGTAGACCGGATTTTGTGACCATGGCCGTGACGTCAGCCGGCGCAACCTTGCCGAGCACTTTGCGAAGCGCCTGATATCCGCCCGTCCGCTCATACTCGGCGAGCGAGCCACCGTACCCAGGCTGCATCATATTTTTGAGGAGAACCGGTTCGTGCTGCGGCATCGTGCCTGGTGCCTCATCCTTTTTCGTCGTCAATCGTCACACGTCATTCGTCAATTGAACGGATTCCGGAGTGTTGCCTTCACGAATGGCCATTGACGGTTGACGAATCACGCATCCTGCTTTGTGGGCAGGGGCCACATAAAGGGACCGCTCTTCAATTGGGAAGTGCCGTCCCGCCTGAGGTCGGACAGAATGGTATCGACCTTCTCTTCGGTCAACCGTTCGTAATAATCCTCGTTGATTTGCATCATCGGGCCTGTCCCGCACGCCCCCAAGCATTCCACCGCGCTGACGGTAAACATCTTGTCCGCGCTCGTTTCGCCCGGTCCGATGCCGAGCTTCGCTTTCATCCAACCGAGTACCGTGTCGGATCCCACCAAGGCGCACATCAACGACTTGCAGACCTGAATGTGAAACGTTCCCACCGGCTTGAGATTGAGCATGGTGTAGAACGTGACCGTTTCGTACACCTGCGGTGGCGTGAGTCGAAGAATGCCGGCGATTTCTTTCATGGCCGCCTCGGACACGTACCCTTCCTCCGCCTGGGCAAGGTAGAGCAAGGGTAGCAGAGCCGACCGCTTGACCGGATACCGGCTCAGGATGTCATCGATCTCTGCCCTGTACTTCTCCGCTAGTTTCATGGTCGTTTCCACTTGCCGTCAATCGTCATGCGTCATTCGTCAATCGAGCCAAAGTATTGAATCGCCTTGCCGCCGATGGACGTGTGACCATTGACGAAGCACGCGTTCTATTAGCGGTCGCACTCACCCATGACAATGTCGTAGGTCCCGAAAATCGTAATGATGTCGGAGATCAAATAGCCGCGCGCCATATGATCGAATGCACCCATGTGGATGAACGACGGGGCGCGGATTTTCATCCGGTACGGACGCGGGCTCCCGTCGCTCACCAAGAAAAAGCCGAGCTCTCCCTTTGGGGCTTCGGTCGCGCAATAGGCCTCCCCTTTGGGAGGCTTGAAGCCCTGGGTGAAGATAATGAAATGATGAATCAGGCTCTCCATGTCGCGCATCACATGCTGTTTGGGTGGTGGGATCACCTTCGGCATGTCGGCCATGATCGGGCCCTGCGGCATTTGATCCAGGCACTGGCGGATGATGCGGCAACTCTGGCGTAACTCTTCCATGCGTATCCAGTAGCGGTCGTAGGTATCGCCGTTCTTGCCGACCGGAACTTCCCAATCGACTTTGTCGTAGGCGCCATAGGGCTCGTACTTGCGAACGTCGTACTCGACCCCGGAGCCGCGAAGCGTCGGGCCGGTCAGGCCAAAGTTGATAGCGTCTTCGGCGGAAATCACGGCGACATCCTTCGTGCGACCGAGCCAGATGCGGTTGTTCATGATCAGGCTGTCGTACTCCGCGATGTGTTCGTAGAATCCATCGAGAAACGTCTTCAAGCGCGCCACCAAATCCGGGGTGAAATCGCTGTCCACGCCGCCGATCCGGAAATAGTTCAGCGTGAGGCGCGCGCCGCAGAGTTTCTCGAATATGTCGAGGAGTGTTTCGCGTTCTCGGAACGTCCAGAAGAACACAGTCATCGCGCCGATGTCGAGCGCCTGGGTGCCCAGCCAGAAGAGATGCCCGATGATCCGCTGAGTCTCGGCCACGATCGTCCGCACGTACTCCGCCCGCTCGGGAATCTTGATCCCCACGAGTTTCTCGACTGCGCGGACGTAGGCGTAGTTGTTAGTCATCGAACAGACGTAGTCCAGCCGATCCGTATGTGGAATCACCTGCATATAATTGAGGCCCTCGGCCAGCTTTTCCACGCCGCGATGCAGGTAGCCCAGGTCCGGCGTGGCCTTGACGATCCGTTCCCCGTCCAATTCGAGAACGACACGCAGCACCCCATGCGTGCTGGGATGTTGCGGACCCATGTTCAAGAGCAAGTCTTCTCTACGGCGCGTTGAAGGCCTGGTGTCGGCCTCGGCGAGGTACGGCCTCTTCTCCGCCTCGGGAATTTCCTGGCTGAGTTCCGCCGCGGGTTCGTCGAGACGTGGGATGAACGGAAACGTGCCGCGCCATCCGCGCCCTTCGGTGGGAAAGTCTTTGCGCAGCGGATACCCCTCGTCGAAATCTTCCGGCATCAGAATGCGGCGCAGGTCCGGATGCTGCTCGAAGGTGATTCCCATGAGGTCGTAGACCTCGCGCTCCATGAAGTCGGCGCCTCGCCAAATACCCGTCACCGTGGGCAGCGATGGGTTCTCCTCGGGGACGCGGGCTTTCACCCGAATGCGATGGCGATGAGGGAGCGAGAGGAGGTGGTACACGACCTCGAACCGCTCCAGCGCCTCGGGGTAGTCGACCGAACACACGTCGGTGATGTGATCGAACGCCAGCGCCGGGTCATCGTGCAAGAATCGACCGATGTCCGCAATCCGGGCGGCGACGACTTGTGCGCTGAACTCGCCGCGCGTGGGATCCTCGCGGACCTCGAGGACCGCGTCGGGGAACTGAGTTTTCAGTCGCTCCAGTACAGGATGCATCCTCATACGTCATTCGTCATTCGTCATTCGTCATTCGGAGTGCGGACTTGGAGCCGATTGACGATTGACCTTTTGACGGTTGACGCCCTATTTCACGAAGACCTTTTCACGCTGAATTTTTTCCTGCAATTTCAACAGTCCATCGAGCAGCGCTTCCGGACGCGGCGGACAGCCCGGGACGTACACATCGACGGGAACGATCTGGTCGACGCCCTGGACCACGCTATAACTGTTGTAATGATTGCCGGAGGTCGCGCAGGACCCCATCGACATCACATAGCGAGGCTCCGGCATCTGATCGTAAATGCGGCGGATCACCGGAGCCATCTTGCGGGTCACGGTTCCGGCTACGATCATCAAGTCGGATTGCCGGGGTGAGGCGCGGAATACCCCGGCTCCGAACCGGTCGATATCGTAACGGGACGAGACCGCTGCAATCATCTCGATCGCGCAGCACGCTAAGCCAAAGGTCATCGGCCAGAGGGCAGACTTTCTCGCCCAGCCGACCACCGCGTCGAGGTTGGTCGTAATGATATTCGCCTCTAACTGTCGTTCAAGCATGCTCATGATAGCCTCGCGTGAGGGGTCAAGGGTGAGGGATCAATGGACTCTCTCGCGCTCTTCCCTCACTCCTCACTGTTCACCGTAACCTTTCATCCCTTCCGGTTCCTAGTCCCACTCTAACGCGCCCTTTTTCCAGGCGTACCAGAACCCAACGACCAGGATGGCGATGAAGAGGAACATCTCCACCAGTCCCACCACGCCCAACTTTTGGAATGCCACGGCCCAGGGAATCATGAACACCACTTCGATGTCGAAAATCACGAACAGCATCGCGATGATGTAGTATCGAATCGGAAATTGAACTCGCGCATCCTGAAACAACGGGCTTCCGCTCTCGTACGGAATCAGCTTTGCCTTGTAGGGCCGCGACGGCCGGACGACCCATCCGACCAAGAGGGATACCGCCCCGAACGCTAGAGCCACGACCATAAAGAGCACGATCGGCAGATAATTGAGTGGGACCGCTTCGTTCGACATCATCAGTCGGACTTGCTCCGAGTGGACGGAACTTCCAAGGATGCATCCAGGAACGGTCGATAGCGTAGACCCTCCCAGTCCACCGCGGGAAGACCTTTTTGCTGATACAGGACTTTGAACGTCGTCCCCATGCCATGCGGCCGCAGGAGATGGGCGATCGCCAGCATGTCGGGCGCCTCCTCGGGCAGCGCGGCACAGTAGCGCTCAATATCGAGGCTTATCATCAGGCTCATTTGATTTGTAAAGCCCGCCACCGTGAGACCGGCCTCGGTCCCTACTCTAGCCAAGCTGGTGAAATCCACGTGGCTGGTCAAGTCCTGCTCGCCGACCGACGCGATGAGGTTGTCCGAGACAGAATGGCGCAGGTAGCCGCGGAGGGTGCCCCCTCGACGTTCGGCGTTGTAGAGGTCGGGCGCGCGGTGCCCATAATCGATCGTGATCACCAGTCCTTGGTGAAGCCGCGACGCGACCATCGCCATCCAGTCCAGCGCCTGAAGATTGACTTCCGCGACGGCGCCTTCCGAAAGCGTCACGCCGAGCCGCTGGAAATAGTCGGCCAACACCTGGGTTGAAAGTGGTGCATCGGCCTCGACCAGGTGTCCATCAGCGATGCTCACACATCGCTCACGCAAGATCCCATCCTGCATCGTGACTCGATGGACGGGGAAGGCGTCGACCAGTTCATTGGACAGGAACAGACCGACGACACTCTCCGGGCTCAAGGACTCGAGCGAATCTACCCACGTCACGACGTCCTGCCGGTCGAGCCAGGCCGCGAGCGTCTCCCGTTGAATGGCCCGGTGATCGGGACTGCGGTCGATCATGACGTAGCGCAGTCGCGACAAGAGGTCTGGATGCTCTCGCTCACAGGTATCCAGGATGTCCCGCGCGAGTGATCCCTTCCCTGGTCCCATCTCAAGCAGGGTGAATGTCTCCGGCCGTTCAAGAACGGCATCCAGTTGCGCCGCCTGTTTCGCCAACGTCCAGCCGAGCGCGCGATGGACGTCCGAACTCGTATAGAAGTCCCCTGACCATCCGATCCGGGAAGCACCCTGCTCCGCCGCTGGTCTGGTGTAATACCCATAATCCGGGTGGTAGAGCGCCAGCTCCATGAAGCGAGCGAAGGTCATCGGACCCCGTGCGGCAATCTCCTCCCGGATGATCGCCAGGAGCGCGGGGTTCCCTGGGTTTTTAGAACAGTCGACCCCCCGGCGCCTGTTTTGTGCTGCTACAGGTGACACCAATCCCTTCCCCAGAAAATTGCAGGAAAAAAGGGTCTTAGATTAGCGGCGAA harbors:
- the nuoK gene encoding NADH-quinone oxidoreductase subunit K; amino-acid sequence: MIPLSYYIVLSAIVFVTGLVGVLIRRNIIIILLSVELMLNATNINFVAFSHYLDNVAGQVFVFFTLTVAAAEVAVGLAIIIALYRAKTSINVDDFSLLRW
- the nuoJ-1 gene encoding NADH dehydrogenase subunit J; its protein translation is MSYLVFFYLATVIAVTAVLVVLLRNPIYSALSLLVLFFHVAGLYVTLHAEFLAAVQILVYAGAILVLYLFVVMLLNLKAEDRYHNQLPVAAFLGLMALTEVILLVLHRGSPVASTEEFAVSSTGNTESIGEVLYSQYLFPFEIASLVLLVAMIGAIILAKKDLLTGPSDKDHRETAST
- the nuoI gene encoding NADH-quinone oxidoreductase subunit I translates to MMPSALPTPRSTPLTRLRDWVKTITFYELLVGMKATMTHFLNYRPITLQYPHEKRTLPDSYRGMLALLRYDDGTEKCVGCDLCEAACPSRVIRVVSAEVPGEPTKRYSKEYYMDMTRCLFCGLCVDACPVDALGMTREFEWAVYDKRDLHLNKQQLLAIGDRSYPVREKRLELQHPNVAFFNVAFQHLPQKPE
- the nuoH1 gene encoding NADH-quinone oxidoreductase subunit H 1; its protein translation is MTEIGVKLAFALGQIAVVLAIVLLTVMLLTLAERKVLGWMQDRMGPMEVGPYGILQPIADGLKLFFKEDIIPAGANRLMFSLAPILALVPALIGFAVIPFGPTITWNGEPIKPFVISDINIGILYILAFTSIGAYGIILGGWASNSKYSLLGGLRSAAQVISYELNVGLAIVGVLLLAGSLSLVTITEAQSGGFWHWFVIAWPAPQLLAFVVYVISSVAETNRVPFDLPEAESELVAGFFTEYSGMRFAFFFLAEYANMILVSCIATILFLGGWNAPYPGTIIEHVFGSPDFAFIENIFWFTVKVYFFLFLFFWLRATLPRLRYDQLMRFGWKVMLPIALGNVVLTSIAAYFFPTGTP
- a CDS encoding formate dehydrogenase subunit alpha → MATTATDTITLTIDGRVVSVPKGTLVIEAARRVGVMIPHFCYHPKLKPDANCRMCLVEVEKMPKLQTACSTPVAEGMSVRTATTVVNNAHKSVLEFILANHPLDCPVCDQGGRCDLQDFSHEYTPTTSRFVETKRVFQKEYFSPLIETQMNRCVQCLRCVRYCDEVMDVKALAPSGRGTMTEIKHFTTHALDCEFCGGCVQICPVGAITSRLSMYEYRPWMLKRADTICTYCGDGCQITLQTKGNELVEVMSAHGAGRNNGDLCARGYFGYHVSSHESRLTHPLIRRDGQLVQATWEDALEYVAEATVRLKLANGPSAFAGLIGARCTNEDMYVFQKFMRLAIGTNKIDSSPRYGSINGARALSRVLGTLRWTVSFEDILAADTLLLIGTNLTEANPITGLKVKEAVKQHGAQLVTVETLEPAVGTISNIANLSTHHLTATPDRFHAVILGLLKALVEGNENGHLHARLAEQAPVYVKTVTDALRGLAWPALEAASGVTATALQAAAATLAQGTRTVILVGQALLRHGNGYVSAMTLLDALILLGRHDQPGCGLAPLMEENNEQGALELGAVPEFLPGHRLPSDAAARESLRKQWGEELPTGAGATQTDIFDQARSGAIKALFVIGENPVGSLPPSAQVRDALGRLDLLVCQELFLTETAAMAHVVFPACSYAEKNGTFTNTEGHVQRVRQAIDPIGESRPDWEIVSTLSGLMGYPLEYADAQEILKEIRSVIPAYGLLGPSPVSAKPNPSVTEQYLREGHTEDLRTRLTLPQGHVPGEGPLLLTLEQSLFHSGKFSTQAKGLLRVQERGSLLMNPADAHARGLTDGDRIRLFNRQGSATTTVTLQDRIPPGVVRFPDHFDADVKALLSCAVDPATRVPVYRQARVQVEKETRRD
- the nuoF1 gene encoding NADH-quinone oxidoreductase subunit F, with protein sequence MPQHEPVLLKNMMQPGYGGSLAEYERTGGYQALRKVLGKVAPADVTAMVTKSGLRGRGGAGFPTGIKWGFLPKDYKGPKYLCCNADESEPGTFKDRQLMERDPHQVLEGIAIACYAIGCETAYIYIRGEFTLGAKILNRAIQEARAAGHLGKNVYESGVSIDIHVHRGAGAYICGEETALLESLEGKRGLPRVKPPFPATHGLYGKPTVVNNVETLANLPHIVTRGPEWFASIGSPPKSTGTRIFCVSGHVKRPGNYEVPMGVTVRELVYEHAGGMRGDKPLKAFIPGGASAPFLTPDHLDVKLDFEAVAQAGSMLGSGGVTVMEEGTSMVWAALRLMEFFHHESCGKCSPCREGSSWLTQTLKRILAHRGRPEDLETLTDLCKNIAGRTVCAFGDAEVAPIMSTLQYWRAEYEDLIRAASLHRERELPMASARH
- the nuoE gene encoding NADH-quinone oxidoreductase subunit E → METTMKLAEKYRAEIDDILSRYPVKRSALLPLLYLAQAEEGYVSEAAMKEIAGILRLTPPQVYETVTFYTMLNLKPVGTFHIQVCKSLMCALVGSDTVLGWMKAKLGIGPGETSADKMFTVSAVECLGACGTGPMMQINEDYYERLTEEKVDTILSDLRRDGTSQLKSGPFMWPLPTKQDA
- the nuoC2 gene encoding NADH-quinone oxidoreductase subunit C/D 2, translated to MHPVLERLKTQFPDAVLEVREDPTRGEFSAQVVAARIADIGRFLHDDPALAFDHITDVCSVDYPEALERFEVVYHLLSLPHRHRIRVKARVPEENPSLPTVTGIWRGADFMEREVYDLMGITFEQHPDLRRILMPEDFDEGYPLRKDFPTEGRGWRGTFPFIPRLDEPAAELSQEIPEAEKRPYLAEADTRPSTRRREDLLLNMGPQHPSTHGVLRVVLELDGERIVKATPDLGYLHRGVEKLAEGLNYMQVIPHTDRLDYVCSMTNNYAYVRAVEKLVGIKIPERAEYVRTIVAETQRIIGHLFWLGTQALDIGAMTVFFWTFRERETLLDIFEKLCGARLTLNYFRIGGVDSDFTPDLVARLKTFLDGFYEHIAEYDSLIMNNRIWLGRTKDVAVISAEDAINFGLTGPTLRGSGVEYDVRKYEPYGAYDKVDWEVPVGKNGDTYDRYWIRMEELRQSCRIIRQCLDQMPQGPIMADMPKVIPPPKQHVMRDMESLIHHFIIFTQGFKPPKGEAYCATEAPKGELGFFLVSDGSPRPYRMKIRAPSFIHMGAFDHMARGYLISDIITIFGTYDIVMGECDR
- the nuoA gene encoding NADH-quinone oxidoreductase subunit A, with the translated sequence MMSNEAVPLNYLPIVLFMVVALAFGAVSLLVGWVVRPSRPYKAKLIPYESGSPLFQDARVQFPIRYYIIAMLFVIFDIEVVFMIPWAVAFQKLGVVGLVEMFLFIAILVVGFWYAWKKGALEWD
- a CDS encoding SAM-dependent methyltransferase, which codes for MTFARFMELALYHPDYGYYTRPAAEQGASRIGWSGDFYTSSDVHRALGWTLAKQAAQLDAVLERPETFTLLEMGPGKGSLARDILDTCEREHPDLLSRLRYVMIDRSPDHRAIQRETLAAWLDRQDVVTWVDSLESLSPESVVGLFLSNELVDAFPVHRVTMQDGILRERCVSIADGHLVEADAPLSTQVLADYFQRLGVTLSEGAVAEVNLQALDWMAMVASRLHQGLVITIDYGHRAPDLYNAERRGGTLRGYLRHSVSDNLIASVGEQDLTSHVDFTSLARVGTEAGLTVAGFTNQMSLMISLDIERYCAALPEEAPDMLAIAHLLRPHGMGTTFKVLYQQKGLPAVDWEGLRYRPFLDASLEVPSTRSKSD